In Euphorbia lathyris chromosome 10, ddEupLath1.1, whole genome shotgun sequence, a single genomic region encodes these proteins:
- the LOC136208843 gene encoding pre-rRNA-processing protein ESF1, which translates to MGSKNMDFEKKNKKRNKPSKGSVADGEDKIHGEGGRKIIADPRFASVHSDPRFQNVPRRKSKVPIDSRFTPMFTDKKFATGSAPSDKRGKPKKHKPETSLRHFYRIEEEDEDANQEVEKEKKVVSDEDEKEKKVVSDEDESEEEVEEQSDKEELGILDSELAGSESTSESEASESDDTESTTDEEDGEVIYEDDQHEVQVENIPTMEDGTRRLAAVDMDWRHVRAVDLYVVLCSFLPKGGEIVSVAVYPSEFGLQRMQEEELHGPVGLFDSENKGNDDANSSDDDDDDDDEIDDEKLRAYEKSRMRYYFAVVECNSVATAEYLYNACDGVEFERSSNVLDLRFIPDSMEFKNPPRDVATEAPGSYDGLDFHTKALQHSNIPISWDEDEPQRARTLQRKFNADQLADLELKEFLASDESESDEDENDDGAEDESDKKLKKRDKYRALIESCDASDGEDDENQDMEITFNTGLEGLSKRILEKGNKKSETVWEEHLRKQREKKKARKNKSKNSSDDESSDDDEERVEAGDFFVEEPSAKKAKHDTRGKNDKEEKQLQEEMEASKAELELLLADEDGVDNGPKGYNLKHKMCKGKKGKEVPDENKIPTVDDEDPRFSGLFNSSLFALDPTDPRFKRSATYARQVAQRQQKSELQGVEGEHKKQPTKSQVSANEIDNGHVDSESRREKHEISSLIKSIKMKSNQAKLQKGIQKLQKRDTKEMEKPELSVKKKKGKVMKK; encoded by the exons ATGGGTTCGAAAAACATGGATTTTgaaaagaagaacaagaagagaAACAAACCAAGCAAAGGTTCAGTTGCCGACGGTGAAGATAAGATACACGGGGAAGGTGGTCGGAAAATTATAGCAGATCCTCGATTTGCTTCAGTACACTCTGACCCTCGCTTTCAGAATGTTCCAAGGCGTAAATCAAAGGTCCCAATTGACTCTCGCTTCACTCCTATGTTCACCGATAAAAAATTTGCAACGGGTTCTGCACCGTCGGACAAGCGAGGCAAGCCGAAGAAGCATAAGCCGGAGACTTCTCTGCGCCACTTCTATCGcattgaggaagaagatgaagatgcaaATCAAGAGGTGGAGAAGGAAAAGAAGGTTGTGAGTGATGAGGATGAGAAGGAAAAGAAGGTTGTGAGTGATGAGGATGAGAGTGAAGAGGAAGTGGAAGAGCAAAGTGACAAAGAGGAACTAGGGATATTGGATAGCGAATTGGCTGGAAGTGAGTCGACTAGCGAGTCGGAAGCTTCTGAGTCGGATGATACCGAGTCTACTACTGATGAAGAGGATGGGGAGGTGATTTATGAGGATGATCAGCATGAAGTACAG GTTGAAAATATACCAACCATGGAAGATGGAACTCGCAGGTTAGCAGCTGTTGATATGGACTGGAGGCATGTGAGG GCTGTTGACTTGTACGTAGTGTTGTGCTCATTTCTTCCTAAAGGTGGAGAAATTGTGTCAGTGGCTGTGTATCCTTCTGAATTTGGTCTACAACGAATGCAAGAGGAAGAACTTCATGGCCCTGTAGGTTTATTTGACAGTGAGAATAAAGGCAATGATGATGCCAATAGTAGTGATGACGAtgacgatgatgatgatgagattgaCGATGAGAAATTGCGTGCTTATGAGAAAAGTAGGATGAG GTATTACTTTGCTGTGGTGGAGTGCAATTCTGTTGCAACAGCAGAATATTTATATAACGCTTGTGATGGAGTTGAATTTGAAAGATCATCTAATGTGCTTGATCTTAGATTTATTCCAGACTCTATGGAATTCAAAAATCCTCCTCGTGATGTTGCAACAGAG GCACCTGGAAGCTATGATGGATTGGATTTCCATACAAAAGCACTGCAGCATAGTAACATTCCTATATCTTGGGATGAAGATGAACCACAGCGTGCAAGGACCTTGCAGCGAAAATTTAATGCTGATCAA CTTGCTGATTTGGAGTTGAAGGAATTTTTAGCTTCTGATGAGAGTGAAAGTGATGAGGATGAGAATGATGATGGTGCAGAGGATGAATCAGACAAAAAACTTAAAAAACGCGATAAATATCGTGCTTTGATTGAGTCTTGTGATGCATCCGATGGGGAGGATGACGAAAACCAGGATATGGAGATTACTTTCAACACTGGCTTAGAGGGTTTAAGTAAGCGCATTCTAGAAAAAGGGAATAAGAAATCAGAAACTGTATGGGAAGAACATCTTAGGAAACAGAGGGAGAAGAAAAAGGCTCGAAAGAACAAATCCAAGAATTCTTCAGACGATGAGAGcagtgatgatgatgaagaaagagTAGAAGCCGGGGATTTCTTCGTTGAAGAACCATCAGCTAAAAAAGCAAAACATGACACTCGAGGTAAGAATGATAAAGAAGAAAAGCAACTTCAGGAGGAGATGGAAGCAAGTAAAGCAGAGCTTGAGTTGTTACTCGCTGATGAAGATGGGGTTGATAATGGTCCAAAGGGATATAATTTGAAACATAAAATGTGCAAAGGCAAAAAAGGAAAGGAAGTTCCAGATGAGAATAAAATACCAACTGTTGATGATGAAGATCCCCGGTTTTCGGGTCTCTTCAATTCATCTCTATTTGCATTGGATCCTACAGATCCCCGGTTCAAAAG GAGTGCGACATACGCTAGACAGGTGGCACAGAGGCAGCAAAAGAGTGAGTTGCAAGGAGTAGAAGGTGAGCATAAGAAACAACCTACAAAATCTCAAGTGTCGGCTAATGAGATCGATAATGGGCATGTGGATTCCGAGTCGAGGAGGGAGAAGCATGAGATATCATCTCTGATAAAATCCATTAAAATGAAATCCAATCAAGCTAAGTTACAGAAAGGGatacaaaaattacaaaaaagagaTACAAAAGAAATGGAGAAACCAGAACTCTcagtgaaaaaaaagaaaggcaAAGTTATGAAAAAATGA